The Sulfuricurvum sp. IAE1 DNA segment TCGATTCGAATTCGGTCGAAAAATAACCGCCCACATTGAGCGAATCGCCAAGGCTAAATCCGCGTCCGAGTTCGTAAGACTCCCCATACAGCGAGGCTGCCACCATCGGGATACACCATAACCAGCGGGGATATCTACGCACTTTCCTACCTGCTTTCACCGTTTTTTTCCTGCTTACACGCCCTAGGGATCAATGTTTGTGTTTATGCTTGTGTTTGTGGTGTCCCTTATGCAGGCCGTTATCGCGATGTCCCCGATCATCATCCACCGCAACGGCCGATGTTCCTACCCGCACCTGGGCAGAAGGCTGAACTGAGGATTTGCTGCTTCCGGCCGCAGCGCCGACGGCACCGCCGAGCCCTCCGCCGATCACCGCACCCTCTTTGCCTCCGACCGCCGATCCCACAGCCGATCCCGCCGCTGCTCCGATCGCGCTGCCCAACACGGCCGAACCGTCAATCTGAGCGGCATGAGCCTGCATGCTCAGCAGCAGAGCCGATACTCCGAGAATGGCTTTTGTACGGCTTTTTTTCATTCTGTAATCCTTGTATTCCATAATTTTACAAAAATTTTACACTAAAAAGAGACAATATCCCCACGATGCAAAAGTTATTTTTTATTATTAAAATAACACTCATGCCATTTGGTTAATAAAACTTTCAAGCTATTCTGAATTATAATGACCGCTTAGCAATCCATAAGGATAATTAATGCAAAACCCTTTTCCTGCCGATCGGGTTCATGTTCACGACATACTCAAGCATATGCCCGATGGGATGTTTACCCTCGATACGAACCTCATCATCCGGTATGCCAATCCCGCATTTTGCAAACTGCTCGGATTTGAGGCAGGGGAACTAATCGGTTCATCCGTAACCGAACATCTGGAAAATCTCGACATTCTCAGCAGCTGTATCGACAGTAT contains these protein-coding regions:
- a CDS encoding glycine zipper domain-containing protein translates to MKKSRTKAILGVSALLLSMQAHAAQIDGSAVLGSAIGAAAGSAVGSAVGGKEGAVIGGGLGGAVGAAAGSSKSSVQPSAQVRVGTSAVAVDDDRGHRDNGLHKGHHKHKHKHKH